Genomic DNA from Oryza sativa Japonica Group chromosome 5, ASM3414082v1:
TTTTTCAGTCAGGACCATCTCTGTGAGAGAGACAGCCAGCACAAACAATTGTCTGAAATGTGAAAGAAAATCTGTTCATCCAGGATGCGTTTCAGTGGCCTTCACTTCTCTGCTCAGCTATAACTACCATGGACACCAAATGGTTCAAGAATTTGCCAATGTGCAAAGCTCAGGATACCATGAAAGTTATTCTACCAATGGTCAAATGCGATAAGTTTCGAACATTGGGAATATAGAATATTTGGAACACAGGAATCCAATATGAATTTCATGGTTCTCGCTCCTGTAGAATTCATGTGAAATAACGattcaaaaaagaaagaattcaTGTGAAAGTTCTTATTTCCAATTGGGCTATAATCTCTTCATCTGAAAACAACATGGGTAGTCACCTTGTTTGACAACTAGTGCCATTGAACACTTTGTCAATAAATCATGTGAAAATTTGCACTACTATTAATCTGTACAATCGTACATGGCACACACAATCATACACTCCTGAATTCTGACCTGCACCTCCTGATCACATAGTTTGGCTGATGAACAGGTGAGAATTAAACGGGCAGGCATACTTCCTGCAATTCAGTGTGAGGAAATCAAAGGGAATGTGCTGTTGGTGTACCTGAAAAAGGAAAGATAATATACAGTATACAAACTCcacaatcattttttttctcagaagcATGTGAGAGAGAAATACCTTGCAAAAATGTATCAGGAAATGTCAGGCTCTGAATTCATCAGTTCTCTCTTCCTCCATTCCTCCCAACAAGAGAATTTACTGCAAAACAACATATGGCCACTCCCTCTCAGTTCTCAAGGCACACTCTATTTATGAATTCCCCTTATCTGAATCACAAATACTAGTGGCTGCTCCTGCTCAGTTCCTACCAGAATTCAGATTTTGCGCACACAACCAAAGCCTGCATTTTCATGTGACTTTGTCATGGCAGGAAGCAACATCATAATAAGTTGCTGAAATGAAGATGTAGGGAGGATGGTACAGCGATGATGGGGTGCAGCAGGAATTGAAAGCCTGGGATCATTTTCTGACGAAGCCTGCAGTGAATTGATCAAGAGCCTGCCTTATGTTGCTATGCAGGTAGTAGTAGACATGCAAAACGTTGGTAAAATGACTGCCTAATTAAATGGTTTGCAAGATCGAAGGAGAAATTTGGAAGACAAATTTACTTATGGTTGCATTGCGAGCTCTGGATTAGCATTGCAGCTAtgaaaaccaaaagaaaaaaaaaactcccaaaTCTCTCCACAGGTAGGATGAAAATGGAACAGGTATTTCCTGCCCGGCCGCCAGACCAGAGACTCGTGGGAAGGATATGAAAGAGAAATGGGGTTTGAATCCAAATCCACAAAAAATATTGATTAGGATGTGAAAATAGTTGTATTCGTCCGTTTATCCCGTATTATCAAAcatatatgaaaatttattctGAATCAACCTACAAACATAATGGTACAATGGTTAATCACTATTTTATAAGCTCACAAGTaatattacataattttttcctTGATGTATCTTCTTTAAAACTCTAATTGCCTCCCTAGACTTAATATCTATGAATCAAAGATACAATAGAAATTCGTTCCCGAATCTGACTCAGAGGAcaaaaaaatatgagataaGATAAAGGATGAGTGAAACGTTATCCGGGACTATCCGTACCTGGTTCTAAATTTAAAGGAAAATATAGGTTAATATACGAGAATGTCGTGATCCAATCGTTCCTGACCTAATTTTACCACCACAGGAAGTCCCACATTCTCCTGTCTGTTCAAAATTTCCGCTACTTTTCTAAAATATTGACTTTTCATTTCCCATGTCATTCGAAATGCATCATAATACATAGAGCTAACTTCATATTGGAAGAGATTGATCATTTGCATGTACCACTTCCCTTTTTCTCCCTTTGTATACATGGCATAAGGTTTTATGGGGAATATGTCACATACAAATAATATAATCCCCATTTTTATacttctgcaattttttttcttgtgataGAAAACCCAATTTTTTTAATGAGTTGAGGGAGTTGGTTTTGTTAGCAGAGAAGAAGTTGTAAATTGGGATTTATCGGGCCCCATATCAGAGGTAGGCCCAAGCGGGGAGGAAGGAGGCAAGTGGAGAAGGGGAGGAATAGGATACAAAGAAGTGAGGGGATAAGGTGGAGGAAGTGGAgcccactaacatgtgggtcctactaTTTTTTAATCTTCTTATTTGACTGATATGTGGacccacatattttgttttattttttaaattattaaattttgcTTCATGTGTCTTGTAGATatagaccgagtcaaattagccacgtaagtGCCACTTCAGCTGAAATGATAGTTGAAACCGTCTTGGGATTTATTTTGcattggttttgatagttgaggaaCCCGTTTtatctggttttccggttgaaggacgaaaatcagatttgTTGAGAAggtaagggacctcagatgaacttattccattgaAAAGTCGAATGGCAAAAAGGTAAACAGGCCTGAATTTGCAGCCCACAATCCCTGGCCCATACCAAACCAGGCCCAAAGAAAACGTGCCGGTTGATTCCCCAATATGGGCCTCACCGGCCCATCTTGGCAACAGCCCATTTTACCACAGGTAGGCCCAAGGGTAAGCCCAACCCAGTGGCGCCCTTCTGCTTTCATTCATAGCTAAGCTTCCAACGGCTTCCTttcttccctccctcccctcttgGCGCTCTCCTCTTCGCTtcccgccctcctctcctccaatcctcgccgcctcctccccgaaaccctagcggCGCTCGACGAGGCGGGCGGAATCCGGCGGATGCGTGGAGCTTCGCGGCTCGCCGTGGtggtggggagagaggagggggcgtcTTCCCCGGTTGACGGAGTCGCGTCCGACGAGGCGGGAttccgggagggaggagagcgcagcacggcgcggcggcggagcgagagATTCCCGCGCGTGAGAGGAGCGCGGAGGAGGGAGCTTCTTCGGTTCTTCCCCGTGGAGCGCGCGCGGCtggagcgagcgagcgaggcgGCGTCGGATCCTCTCGCGCACGCGGTTTCGCTGGGGATTGGTAAGTTCGTGCTCATCACAACGTTTCTGATGCCATTCTGCACGCAGATGTGCTGGATTGGGGATTCTTATGGCGGCTTGATTGTGTGCGCGCGCGTGGGTTGGGGATTCTACACGCAGATGCTGGATTGGGGATTCTTATGGCGGCTTGATTGTGTGCATGTGGGGGGTACATTGCATATTGATTATGTGTGTCATCTTCTCGCGGCTAATGGATTTGCATTCTGCATTCTACACGCACTAGATTGCGGGTGGTAGACTCTGTTCTTATCGTGCCTTCCGCGGCTAATCGATTTGGTGGGAGACACCACTGTGGCACGATTGATGCAAACGAATGCTAAATATTTGGATTAGTTCATCCTTTATCAATCAGCTCTGCTCAATTGATTGTTCAATATGTCTTAAATGCTTATTGGGTACTTCGTAACTCCAATGAAGTTATAACTATGAAATGTTTACTGTAAATATCTTGTATTCTGTTATTATGGAGTATTTATCAAAGTACATTCAATTATCCCTTCTATTTTTTTGCTTCTAACTTATGCATGTGTCCTCTGGAGATAATATTATGTGTCCTCTATCAAGTTCTAATGACTTTCCTTTTGATATTGTTTGATGCAGCTTTATTGTGATCCTATATAAGTGGTCATAAAAATGGTTGTTCCACATTGCTACATTTACCTTATATTGCCTCTTCTATGGATAACAAATGCATCCGCCGTTACCATCTTCAATGTGAATTATATGCCCATGGAAGACAAGGTCAAAGGCCGCAAATTATCAGTAGCTGATATCCACCTAGGTGGAAATGTACTTCAATCTGGGTGAGGAACTTTACATGATCTAtgttctctctttctctctctctctatatatatatagatcaacCGTTTGTGCACTTACTGAATTCTAACTTTGGTTGCAACAATTCATTTCAGGAACTATTATGCTGAACTGATACTTGGTGAGCCACCAAAAAAGTTCATTGTGTTGATTGACACCACATCTAATCTTCTGTGGGTTAATTCTATATCTTGTAAAGATTGCCCTACAAAAAGTGCATCCAGAGTAATTATCTACTGCTTTATTTTTCTTAACCTAACAGGTATTTGGAGGTGACTAAATATTCTGAACCAATTACACTTGTGTAGGTCCTGAGTTTCTATGATCTGGAGAATTCACAGACTGGACAACTTTTACCATGTAGTGATGTTTTCTGCAAACACCTATCCAGCTCCACATCTATTCCATGCCAAAAAGACCATCCATGCATTCACTTTGAAAAGTATGGCACTGAAAATTTGCTCCACGGAAAAATTGTCCAAGATTTTCTTGTACTTGAAATTGTCATCAACCATTACAAAACAAGCAAAGTCAGAACTAAAGTTCAATTTGGAAGCATTTCTCAACACTTGAAATCCTTATCCTCAAGCTTTACAGTTGATGGTGTGATGGGCTTGGGGCCATCCAATACTTCTCTGGTGTACCAGCTGGCAAAGTCCCAAAAATGGAAGAAAATGTTTGCTCACTGCCTTGATGGCAAAAGGAGTGGGGGCATATTTGTGTTAGGCCATATTGTGGGTCCAAAAGTTAGAAAAACTCCTCTGGATCAAACAAGGTACTTGACATTGTTGTTTAATATGACTGTGGTGTAGATGTATTCTTAATTGCGAGGTGATATTGACTATGGAGTATTTGCCAACGCTGTAGTTCTAGGTACCGAACTACTTTGCTGGAAATAACTGTAGGAGAAACTTCTCTAAGCCTTTCAGCTGGAAATGTTGagataaaaagtcaaaacatgACAATATTGGAAACTGGTTCTCTGATTTCTTACCTGCCAGAGAAAGTATACCAGTCGTTTCTAGATTCTGTAAGAAAATTCACTTTCCTCTTTCAGCACCCTTTGCTACATTCATTTTACTTGTCAATATTTATTGTCATTTTTCTGTACAGATATTTTCTGATCTTGAGGATATCAGTGTCATAAACATTGGAGGCTATTCATGTTTCCACTATGAACGAAGGTAAATATGTTTATGATTTTAGagattattttttcttcttcggAAAAAATGGCATGTGCTTTCTAAGTTCTTAGGAAACATTAATGGTCTATCCTTTTTTTTGCCCTACATTAACATCATGTTCCATGAGATAAGAATGTAGTTTGTTCTATAGGTAATCTGTTCAAGTAATTAGATATATTAAATTTTCTTGCTGATAGTGATAGATTAACTTTTTAGCAATATATGAACATCTTTTTGATACATTTTGGTGTTGATTGCACAATCTTCACCAATAAATTGTTCAAAGTCACAGAAtaacctcctctctctcactggTCTGGGGAGTGGCGACATGTTTTGACTTAATGGGGCTACTAGTCCTCTCAGTTTTTCATCTTGGGAACAAGCGTACCAGTTTAGCTAGATCCATCAAACAACCAGATAACTAATCAACATGTTGTTTTTGTTAGTATTGATGCTAGGTTTCCAGAGGTTGTATTTCACTTCAAGGAACTGCTTACTTTGCGAGTCTACCCTCATGAATATATGTTTCACAATATGGAGGTATTTCGTAAAGAAACTATGCTGTTGCTCAAATATGCACTGAGAAAATATTGTGATGTATATTGTGTTATAAACTGTTTCTCTTTAGGAGCACTATTACTGTCTTGGGTTTTTGAGTTCAGAACAAAGGAATCATCGAGAGAAGGACTTGTTCATTCTGGGCGGCAAGTTACTAAGCCTGTACTAGAATTGTACTATTTGATGGTTTGCATATTTGACTTGGTGGTAGGTGGTAACTGCTTCTTGCGATTATAAACCTGTGGTGCAGGAAATTTGTTCACTGATAAAGTTGTTGTATATGACTTGGATAATATGATGGTTGGATGGACCGAATTTGATTGTAAGTCCTGTCAACGTTTTAGCTTCATTGACTTTCAAACTGCAACCAGTAAAATGTTGTTTTATACCAGGTTCTTTCGAATATTGTGTGCACTGTATCTGTTCAGGTAAATCCAGTGTGCATGTGAGAGACGAACCGACAGGAAAAATATATGAAGTTGGATCGCACAGGATGAACTCCGATGTGAAGTGGGATGATGAAGACGTGTGGAGCCATGATAGAGTGAAGTTGGAAACTGAACATACAACTCCAGCTGATAACACGTCTGAGAAAACAGAAGTTCACAGTGGACTGCTTTCACGTTCAAGAACCAGGTTGCTTGCGATGATTGGTGCTCTGGTGTGTTACGCGAGACGGTCAATAACCAAGCTGTTTGCGATGATTGGTGCGACCATTTGTTACGGGATTCTCTTGGCCACGTTGTTCCTCTGCACCACCTTCCGTCGATCTACCAGCTGGAGAAATATGAGTATGCTGAAATGGTTGTTGGCTCTAGTTGTGGGGGAGATTTTGGTTATCATTGTAGGGTTCATAGTTTTGTAGACAAAGCACATAGACATTGTTTCCCACAGATATAcagttttgaagaaaaagttttacACGTAGTGGATGACACATACAACTGCAAACAGCCAGTTTGTATAGTACCGCACAAAACACTGAAACAGGGGGTAGAGAAAGTTAACTGTACATATTTCCTTCCTGTTAAAATTTGAATGTTCCATTGATTGTAAAACTGAAACGAGGTTTGAATAATGGTTGGATTGAGCCTGCTGCCTGCAGTGCAAAATCGTGTTCAGTTTTGGTTGTGAAATTGGTATCTGTAACTTGCAATGTTTGCCGTATTCGAGAAGCTTTTGTTTGTGTAAGATCATCTGATGCTGTTCGTCTTGTGAATAACAATAAAATCTTTGATGATATCAttgatatgtatatatacttaGAAAAAATGCCAAAGCATTACAACGGGTAaatgatattttaattttattatcgTTATATGGTTTAGCTAGGGTAAAATTCACTGTGTGAATTTGcatgaatattttttaaagaaaatcataGACTGTAATTAGGAGTTTgtatttcatctcaagttagcatgcgggtttttttaaaagagatttcttatatgactctttttgtattttcaaaaacaAACAAGCTTAAAATTCAACTCAAATAGGGATATGCATTTCCAAAAGCCGCAGAgaaattaaaaaccgactcaaacgaGGTACCATAATAGTAATAGAGATTACTTTACATTACATCGTTATGATCTCTTGTTGGCTAGAGATGAGAGGATGAATGTAACAGGACTGCAAAGAGGACGGAGGAAGCGGGCGAGTTCATCAATGGTGAATCCGAATCCGAATGCATCGTCCGCGAGCAGCAGCGTTCCCACGCTATGGAAGAgccaggcggcggaggcggcgccgagcgtCAAGTagtggtgcacgccggcgacgccgcggcggtcggcgaggcgaagggtgacgacggcggccgtgGTGCTGAGCCAGTAGAGCAGGTTTCCCGCCAAGAAGTAGCGCCACCACATCCCCTGCATCCTCGCCgcgtcggcctcggcggcggccggcgttaGTGCGGTTGGGCCGCCGCAGAGCGGGCGTCGGGGCCCTTGGCCAGGTGGCGGCGCAGGCATTCTTggtgcacggcgcggcggcggcagcacgcCGGCGTGGCCAGCGTGTCGCCCACCTTGAACTCGCCGAGGCAGGCGTGGCACCACCGCTCGGCCTCCGCTCCGGTGTGCCTCGGGCAGAGCGGCAGCACGAcgaccgcgccgtcgtcgtcggtcgccgGTGGCAGGTACAGCTGCACCGGCAGCCATTCTTGCGTGGACGGGCGTTCGTCGTACACGCCAAGGTATCgcacgtcgacgaggaggaggtggagtgcgccgccggcgccatcgccggcgacgtcggTGGCGAAGGAGCATAGCTCGTCCTCGAGGCGGCTGCCGTCGGCGGGGAGGTCGAGGAAGCGGCAGAGTGAGAAGGCGAGCCAGCGCCAGGGGACGGACGCGGCCGGCGTGGGCTCCTGCAGGGCGAAGCGCaggtcgacgacggcgtgggCGTCGGCGCCGCTGCCGGCAGGAGGGTGGATGCCGAGGCGGACGACGATTTGCTTGGCCaccgcctccgcgtcgtcgccatcgtcctctCGCGCCACGCCGACCGTGCCGATGGTGACCGTGGCGTTGTTGTAGTGCACGTGCACCACgcgggtcgccgccggcgacgatgccATCGCCGTGTTCCGCCGTGTGCGGTCGCTTATTAGGgatacataataataataataattgtagTTGATATTAATTTGTCGAAAGAGACGTATTGTGTTGGAGTCGGTTTTACAATTTACATCAGATCGATTGAACATAGTACTACAGTAATTTCTCCTGATCCGTTTAGACTTTAGAGATGGTTTTCGTGGATATCATTATCATCTATTCCTTCCGCCCAGTAATATAAAAAATTGTTATGCCATTTTTAGCAAATATTAAGGAAGTGCTGTAGGAACAAAGCATGGAGAAACATCCAGGGGTATTCCGGCTAGCTCTATAAAATGATAGGCTAGATGATCTAGGTTCGAAGCTTCAcctcttctaattatttgacaTTAGATCATTCCCTGCTATTTACATCTTTTTTAAAGGAACACAGCATGATATAAAATATGATGGTTGGGAGAATAAAGTAGTAAAAAAAGATGTGGGTCATCTATATGGAACCGGATCCTCTGATTCTACGTCAGAGGGACATCCACGTCCGATCACCGTTCACTACGCATCCAACGGCAGCATCATTTTTAAGCTCATAAGCATTGGATTCACAAAATGATAAAATAGCAAGAAATCTTAGCCATTGAAATGATCGGAATCTTCTAGAAGTTGTAAAATACAGAGAGAAGGAAGAGTTTGAGCCACTCATTGCGTCTCATTGGTTATCTCATGTTGGCCTCCCAAAGAAGCCTAGGGCTGGCTTGGCGTAGCCAATCAACCCAAACGATTCTTAGAATATACTCCATCAgtccagaatataagaagttttagagttgaacacagttattaagaaagtaggtagaagtgagtaGTGGAGGAtcgtgattggatgagtagtggaggtagatggaaaaagtgaatggtggagggttgtgattggttgggaagagattattggcgaagaagttgttatattttgggataaatcctGATGGctaaaaagttgttatattttgggacaaaggaaGTATGACCAATTAAATAATTTTAGAAGAGGGAAAATTATTCTACATATAACACTTTATCAGTCAGCAACAATCAAAACAAATATGTAGAAAAAAAGTTAACATCTCAAAGCTTATAACATAATTACAATTATGATGTGCAATTTTACTAGACCCAGGATATTTGGAACCAAGGTAGTAGTGAAATTTAATTTTGATTCTTACAATAATATCACAAGTTTAGCATAATTatagtaaattatttatttcCATTACAATATGTATTTATTACATATCAAAACAGTATAGTATTTGTATTGATCCTACACTTCCGACCAAATACTTTCTTCGAATATTAATCAAGTatgtaaaacaaaaatatattttctaatagTGGGGGATAAAcatatttataatataatatgatGATAATTGGGTTACACAGCAATAGAGATAACATGATTGCAAGGTGGTGGCCCAAGCAGTAGCAAAAAAAGACACTTACAGTCGTGCGAATAAAAACAGGAAACACCAAGGAAAAGATAAATACAAACCCTAAGTCTATACATTAATTATTGGTTTAGCTGAATGGTGAAAAAATTATTGTTAATTGTAATAACAGCTAATAGATAGGTTATAGTCGCGCGAACGTGCATCATTCACTAGTTGCTTTGAAACACTAACAGAAAGGGATAAATTGATTGCGcgacgaaaaaaaaatatactgttatataaaaaagaatacTAGCTTGGAAATTGTTCACGCTTAGAAAAAATGATACAGGCCCTCGGcaggttttttctttctttctttcttcaaaTGCAACACAAAAACTCTCTTATGAACGCGCATGGATCTTTCTTCAAAATACAACACAAACACATACGCCCATATAAACGCGTACATCCGTGCATATCATAGTCAAAAATGAACCACGCAGGCAAATTAACGTTGTTATCTATACGCTCTGTTTCAATTGACGCACTAGTGATCAATATCGATACATACATTGTTCACCAATCCTCGATATATAGGATGGTGACGCGCCTCGCTAAAGGACGTTGGCCTCTCTGCAGCAAAGACGTGGCAAACAACGAATTGAATGTGAGGTTGGGAATTTGTTTGTGCCGGCCGGTTACAATGGAAGAGAACAGCGGTGGTGGAACAGTCTGATGGATTTTAAACACTGCAAACCAGACACAGATGCATAGAATTCCTAGAGTCATTTTAGTGCATCGTATCTTGAAATCAGTAACGTGCTAAGCATCATCCactgtaggaaaaaaaatcatggccaGAAGTATCCGAAAACAAAAGGGAGTATACATTTCTCGCCTACAAACATTTCATGCGTACAATGCAAATGTTTCACATCGTTTGTACCCATAGAGCATTTCAGATTCAGCATTCCTGTTAGATGGGCAAACCCAAATTCCTGAAGCTGCTGAACAGTCTATGTCTAGTAGCGTCCAGGTTGACCCATTGATGTACCTTGCTTCATTCTACATTGCATCTCCCAGATAGgcgttgcaggcttgcagcacaGGGTGTCCTCTAGGTTAGATCTATTGACTGAGTCTGTAGCTCCTTCCTCTGAAGGCGCCTGATCCGGTGTTGGCGGCCGCGGGTCGGACCGGAGCGTTCGCCTGCACACCTATTCTGAATCGAGCAACAATCTTATGTCTGTACAGCAGTTAAGGAACCATGGAGCGTGTACCATCGaaaatatagtagtagtagctaTTGAACATGGATTGAAATGCTTTGGCCATGAACCCATATAAAAAAGGATACACCCACATTGGTGTCTTCAGGTAGTTCTTTCCGGTGGCTAGCGGGTGCAACACTGAGAGGAAGTAGTACGTGTGTCCAACGAGAATTCCCAGAAGGCCAGGGAGTATCTCTGAGCCAAATATCACATCCAACCCAAGCATTGCCCATGGTAGATAAAAGGACTGCAGAAATGGAGTATATTAACCACAATCAAACATAATTTGCTCCACAAGACTTGAAACCAATATTGATGACCTATAAAGGGCATCGAGTTCTATATATGGTAGTAGTGAAGCTTACCCTCAGTTGGACAAGGCCATACATGCTGATCTGAGAATTCGGATATTCTCTGCTCCAGACATAAAGAAGCATGCTGACCATGGGTACTCCCAAGAAATAAATATCCAGGAAGGGAATAGCTGACAATGCCTGATCCAAGCAAGAAAGATTTATATGTAGTATGTGAGTCCAATGAATTGAATTTTTAAGGTCTGATTAAGCTGCTAAAAATACAGTACAAGCTAGCACTGACCAGCAGTGATATGGCACCAAATATCATCATCCACAAGAAATCAGCTGTGCGCTTTTCAAATGCACCCTTTTCTAACTGCACGCCGTATCTTGCTCTGCATGCCCAAACACACAATTGATTCAACCAATGGCTGCAAGTTTACTTATTGTAATACTCTGCATGCTTTCAAACACACAATTGATTTCAACAAGACTTACATCATCAGAAGGCGAATCCCAAAGTTGATAGAAAACTTGCCCAGGAAAAAGAAGCTTGTAAATAGCCTCCATATCTGTAAGGCCCAGAAACAGCTCTTATATTGAAAGTAAAATAGCAGGAGTGCAACAAATTACAGGTGCCAATTGCCAACATAAGCATAGGACAAACTGCAATGCTTGATTACATTGGCCAAATGCTAAACAAATTTGTTCATAGGGCATTGTGTGGACATACAACACTATGCACGGTATAGAAGGTGCATGTCGCAACTAAGTATCAGTTAGTGTTTGAGAGGGGAATGGGGTAGACAAACAAATCCTCAGTCCTAAtgtgtttttaaaaaattcgGGTGCAAAAACAAGGGGCAACAATAAACTGTACTGGTAGATAACAGAACAGACAATATATAAACATATGCTGACCTGAAATTTCTTGAACACAAAGGGATAGTATAAGGCAAGAAAAGGTGGATTCAGTATCTGGAGCTGGCACAGTACAGTGGCAAAGAAACACAATGTTCCATATGCCTTGCTTATTGGTGGAAGTGAGTTGTAGTACCTGAAAAGGGAAAGTAAGTAATCGAGTATCCAGAAGCAGCTGTAGCAAAGAGTTATGACTTTGATGTGTTCATGTTCTAGCTGTAAACCTCGATTAACTAGTAAAAAATTACATCCATCAGTGAGCAAAAACAAGTGCAATTATCAAACAAAATGAATAGTTTATCAAATATGATCTCGTTCAAAATTTCTGATTACATTGTAAACCAATATGCTAAAGCATGCTCAAAGAGAGACTGTCACACTAACAGCAGAGGATCTAGGATGAAAATTACCGGATGTCCTGTACCTATCACAGTTCTAAAACTAACAGTCTAGTTATATGCTAACATGGTCTAAGCTAATGGAATTCCAAACTCAGCCTGTGTCCCGTGTACCAGGCAGGTACTATATATATCAAGGATATCAACTCAGGTTATATATTCCATATACATTACAGACGAACAGTACTTCCCACGTGTACCCGACAATAGAAACAAACTAACACAATTGCAAAGCCTTTATAACAGAAGTGTCACTCATTGTCGATTCAGAAATTAGCTCAATACTTGTAGCAATTTCAAAACCCATAGCAGAGCCCCAAGCAGTTAAGAATTTAACATAGGAAAACAAAATTCAGCAAAGCTAAATGCATTTT
This window encodes:
- the LOC4338013 gene encoding derlin-1; translation: MSSPAEYYNSLPPISKAYGTLCFFATVLCQLQILNPPFLALYYPFVFKKFQIWRLFTSFFFLGKFSINFGIRLLMIARYGVQLEKGAFEKRTADFLWMMIFGAISLLALSAIPFLDIYFLGVPMVSMLLYVWSREYPNSQISMYGLVQLRSFYLPWAMLGLDVIFGSEILPGLLGILVGHTYYFLSVLHPLATGKNYLKTPMWVHKIVARFRIGVQANAPVRPAAANTGSGAFRGRSYRLSQ